A window of the Thermodesulfovibrionales bacterium genome harbors these coding sequences:
- a CDS encoding 2Fe-2S iron-sulfur cluster-binding protein produces MTNLVNITIDGKKIQVPEGINLIDAADIAGIHIPNLCYLKGMRGIGACRLCMVEIEGTKGPMIACTMKVKDGMVVKTRTPEIDEIRKFVIDLIVSMHPLDCMTCTKAGVCRLQD; encoded by the coding sequence ATGACAAACCTTGTGAATATCACAATTGATGGCAAAAAAATCCAGGTTCCAGAGGGAATTAACTTAATAGATGCAGCAGATATTGCAGGTATTCATATACCAAATCTCTGCTATCTGAAGGGCATGCGCGGAATAGGTGCCTGTAGACTATGTATGGTAGAGATAGAAGGCACAAAGGGCCCAATGATTGCCTGCACCATGAAGGTGAAGGATGGCATGGTTGTAAAGACCAGAACACCAGAAATAGATGAGATTAGAAAATTCGTTATAGACCTGATTGTATCCATGCATCCCCTTGACTGCATGACCTGTACAAAGGCAGGTGTATGCAGACTCCAGGAC
- a CDS encoding 4Fe-4S binding protein, giving the protein MEVREKKVEDIKKEAEASIKCPVGRSLYYITEFLNGPMCGRCFPCEMGTYEARLRLERLQMGEGSEQDIRALKMIMKYMLVASMCKKGKDTARFVLEWIDTGVFEAHIQAECPQMECKGLIRYRIIPELCIICGACQDVCKFNAILGEKKKPFLSGYLPFEIRQKRCTRCGECIKVCPTGAIVLESKAVFERGLTLAQK; this is encoded by the coding sequence ATGGAAGTAAGAGAAAAAAAGGTAGAGGATATTAAAAAGGAGGCTGAAGCTTCAATAAAATGTCCTGTGGGCAGATCCCTTTATTATATTACTGAATTTCTTAATGGTCCGATGTGCGGAAGGTGTTTTCCCTGCGAGATGGGTACCTATGAGGCAAGGCTCAGGCTTGAAAGACTCCAGATGGGTGAAGGCTCAGAGCAAGACATAAGAGCACTGAAAATGATAATGAAATACATGCTTGTTGCCTCTATGTGCAAGAAAGGGAAGGATACAGCAAGATTTGTTCTTGAATGGATTGATACAGGTGTCTTTGAGGCTCACATTCAGGCAGAATGTCCTCAGATGGAGTGTAAGGGCCTCATAAGATACAGGATAATACCTGAGCTCTGCATAATATGCGGAGCCTGCCAGGATGTCTGTAAATTCAATGCCATACTCGGGGAAAAGAAGAAGCCCTTCCTGAGTGGCTATCTTCCCTTTGAGATAAGGCAGAAGAGGTGCACAAGGTGTGGAGAATGTATAAAGGTCTGTCCAACCGGAGCCATTGTACTCGAAAGCAAGGCAGTATTTGAAAGGGGTCTTACCCTTGCTCAAAAATAA
- a CDS encoding CBS domain-containing protein, whose amino-acid sequence MKLRELLVAKKNKEIVSVSPGTRIGDAIRLMAEKNIGDVLVMDGEKLVGIFTERDVVHLYAKKISFETGIISEVMTPDPVTFDESTDVNVVLSVMCQKNIRHLPVMREGRVAGVISFRDVVKYLMPEICYFADHIY is encoded by the coding sequence ATGAAGCTCAGAGAACTTCTGGTAGCAAAAAAGAACAAGGAGATAGTTTCTGTAAGTCCTGGTACACGGATAGGAGATGCTATCAGGCTTATGGCTGAAAAAAACATTGGAGACGTGCTCGTTATGGATGGAGAGAAGCTTGTAGGCATATTTACAGAAAGAGATGTGGTTCATTTATATGCGAAAAAAATTTCCTTTGAGACAGGAATTATTTCAGAGGTGATGACCCCTGATCCTGTGACCTTCGATGAGAGCACAGATGTTAACGTTGTCCTAAGTGTAATGTGTCAGAAAAATATAAGACATCTTCCTGTAATGAGAGAGGGCAGGGTTGCAGGTGTAATTTCTTTTAGAGATGTAGTTAAATACCTTATGCCTGAAATATGTTACTTTGCAGACCATATATATTAA
- a CDS encoding NADH-quinone oxidoreductase subunit NuoF, translating to MERLRNLDELRNLRESLQKTKKALTFLVCGGSACRASGSLKVADRITEEARKRGVDFEVKITGCRGMCSKSPNLKIEPSGIFYTMVRPETVPNLMSYTLEGKTFFRPLLYRDDILHEPIARIEDIPLYKKQLRLVLRHNGLIDPKSIEDYIRVNGYSALEKALFFMTPDDVLDEIDRANLRGRGGAGFPAGKKWRHTKNSKSKIKFVVANGDEGDPGAFMDRAIMEGNPHSVIEGMIICAYAIGAQYGFIYVRDEYPVAVENLGVAISQARELGLLGENILGTGFNFDIEIRRGAGAFVCGESTALIASIEGYRGFPRPRPPRLSDVGGGVWGYPTNLNNIETFANVPIIIERGADYFLSIGTKDSPGTKVFALAGKVKNSCLVEVPMGISLREIVYDIGGGIIGNKKFKAIQTGGPSGGCLPESLLDLSVDFDTLTKAGSMMGSGGMIVLDEESCMVDIAKYFLSFCQSESCGKCPPCRVGTYQMLQILERITNGRGEKGDIERLEELGRHIQKSSLCGLGQSAPNPVLSTIKYFREEYEEHIFEKYCRAKECKGLGVYIIDREECFLCGLCQKACAFDAIKDYRDRLFIDQDYCTKCRACYLACPIGAVKIEKAKDSVKVK from the coding sequence ATGGAAAGGCTCAGAAATTTAGATGAGCTAAGAAATTTAAGAGAAAGTTTGCAGAAAACAAAGAAGGCTTTAACCTTTCTTGTATGTGGAGGTAGTGCCTGCAGGGCATCTGGTTCATTGAAGGTAGCAGACAGGATAACTGAAGAGGCGAGGAAAAGAGGTGTGGACTTTGAAGTCAAAATTACAGGTTGCAGGGGAATGTGTTCAAAAAGTCCAAATCTCAAGATAGAGCCTTCAGGAATTTTCTATACCATGGTGAGACCTGAGACTGTACCCAATCTAATGAGTTATACACTAGAAGGTAAAACATTTTTCAGACCTCTTTTATACAGGGATGACATACTACATGAACCCATCGCAAGGATAGAGGATATTCCGCTTTACAAAAAACAGTTAAGACTGGTACTCCGCCATAATGGTCTGATAGACCCAAAGTCAATAGAAGATTATATAAGGGTTAATGGTTATTCAGCACTGGAAAAGGCTCTCTTTTTTATGACTCCTGATGATGTCCTTGATGAGATTGACAGGGCAAACCTCAGAGGAAGGGGTGGAGCAGGCTTTCCTGCGGGCAAAAAGTGGAGACATACTAAGAATTCAAAGAGCAAGATAAAATTTGTGGTTGCCAATGGTGATGAAGGAGATCCCGGAGCCTTTATGGATAGAGCCATCATGGAAGGCAATCCTCACAGCGTTATAGAGGGAATGATAATATGCGCTTATGCAATAGGAGCCCAGTATGGATTTATCTATGTAAGGGATGAATATCCTGTAGCAGTAGAAAATCTAGGTGTAGCCATCTCTCAGGCAAGAGAGCTTGGACTACTGGGAGAAAATATACTTGGTACAGGTTTTAATTTTGACATAGAGATAAGAAGGGGTGCTGGTGCCTTTGTCTGTGGAGAGTCTACAGCATTAATAGCCTCTATAGAGGGGTACAGGGGATTTCCAAGACCGAGGCCACCAAGATTATCAGATGTAGGAGGTGGAGTGTGGGGTTATCCAACAAATCTTAACAATATTGAGACCTTTGCCAATGTCCCTATCATTATAGAAAGGGGTGCTGATTATTTCCTCTCAATTGGTACAAAAGATTCTCCAGGAACAAAGGTCTTTGCCCTTGCAGGAAAGGTTAAGAATTCCTGCCTTGTTGAGGTGCCGATGGGTATTTCCCTCAGAGAGATTGTTTATGATATTGGAGGAGGAATTATTGGAAATAAAAAATTCAAGGCAATCCAGACAGGAGGTCCTTCAGGTGGATGCCTTCCCGAAAGCCTTCTTGACCTCTCAGTAGATTTTGATACTCTAACAAAAGCAGGTTCAATGATGGGTTCAGGTGGAATGATAGTACTTGATGAGGAAAGCTGTATGGTTGATATAGCTAAATATTTTCTTTCTTTCTGCCAGTCCGAATCCTGCGGAAAATGTCCTCCCTGCAGGGTAGGTACATACCAGATGTTGCAGATATTAGAGCGTATCACGAATGGCAGAGGAGAAAAAGGAGATATAGAAAGACTTGAGGAACTGGGAAGGCATATCCAGAAAAGCTCTCTGTGCGGACTTGGTCAGAGCGCACCCAATCCTGTTCTTTCAACAATAAAATACTTTAGAGAAGAATACGAGGAGCATATTTTTGAAAAATACTGCAGAGCAAAGGAATGTAAAGGACTGGGTGTATATATTATTGATAGAGAGGAATGTTTTCTCTGTGGTCTCTGCCAGAAAGCCTGTGCCTTTGATGCAATAAAGGATTACAGAGACAGATTATTTATAGACCAGGATTACTGTACAAAGTGCAGGGCCTGTTATCTAGCCTGTCCAATAGGTGCGGTAAAGATTGAAAAAGCAAAAGACAGTGTAAAGGTAAAGTAA
- the nuoF gene encoding NADH-quinone oxidoreductase subunit NuoF, whose translation MERLRSIGDLKKLREKLEHDSASEKPRVRICCGTACTAMGSHRVIEAILSESAANKIDLEIVKTGCQGLCQKGPLMQIDPQGYFYQRITPEHVPKIINYTLKGNIPVRELLYRDSTLTQPVFHMDEVPFYKKQKRIVLRNNERIDPRNIFQYIKYNGYEAFAKAISSMTPEEIIEEITNSGLRGRGGAGFLTGVKWDVVRKAPSLIKLVVANGDEGDPGAFMDRSIMEGDPHSLIEGMMICAYAVGAKYGFIYVRHEYPLAVKNLHIAINQARELGLLGENILDSGFSFDIFIREGAGAFVCGEETALLASIEGKRGFPSQKPPFPAEKGLWSYPTCINNVETFANVPYIIRVGSQNYASMGTAGSKGTKVFALTGKIKNTGLIEIPMGITLREIIYDIGGGILNDRKLKAVQTGGPSGGCIPAHLIDTEIDFDSLFEIGSMMGSGGLVVMDETDCMVEVARFFLSFTQQESCGKCPPCRIGTYQMLQILERIVRGEGEPGDIERLESLGNSVKKASLCGLGKTAPNPVLSTIKYFREEYEEHITNKYCRAKVCRGIGLYVIDEKECFLCGLCKEACAFDAIKEYKDRYFIDQDYCTKCKACYEACPIDAVKIKKEKEEKIWKGSEI comes from the coding sequence ATGGAGAGATTGAGAAGTATCGGAGATTTAAAAAAACTCAGGGAAAAACTGGAGCATGACAGTGCAAGTGAAAAACCCAGGGTAAGAATATGTTGTGGAACAGCCTGTACAGCAATGGGTTCACACAGGGTAATAGAAGCAATACTCTCTGAGAGTGCTGCAAATAAGATTGATCTTGAGATTGTAAAAACAGGCTGTCAGGGACTATGTCAGAAAGGACCTCTAATGCAGATAGATCCACAGGGTTACTTTTACCAGAGAATAACCCCTGAGCATGTTCCAAAAATTATAAACTATACTTTAAAGGGTAATATCCCTGTGAGAGAGCTCCTTTACAGAGATAGTACCTTAACCCAACCTGTATTTCACATGGATGAAGTTCCCTTTTATAAAAAACAGAAGAGGATAGTCCTCAGGAATAATGAGAGGATTGATCCCCGTAATATCTTTCAGTACATTAAATACAATGGTTATGAGGCCTTTGCAAAGGCTATTTCTTCAATGACACCTGAAGAGATTATAGAGGAGATCACGAATTCCGGATTGAGGGGCAGAGGAGGTGCAGGCTTTCTTACAGGAGTTAAGTGGGATGTTGTAAGAAAGGCACCCTCTTTAATAAAGCTAGTAGTAGCGAATGGTGATGAAGGAGATCCCGGAGCCTTCATGGATCGTTCAATAATGGAAGGAGATCCCCATTCCCTGATAGAGGGAATGATGATATGTGCCTATGCAGTAGGTGCAAAATACGGCTTCATATATGTGAGGCATGAATATCCACTTGCGGTTAAGAATTTACACATAGCGATAAATCAGGCAAGAGAGCTCGGACTGCTGGGTGAAAATATCCTCGACTCTGGATTCAGTTTCGATATTTTTATAAGGGAAGGAGCAGGTGCTTTTGTGTGTGGTGAAGAGACTGCTCTTCTTGCATCCATTGAAGGTAAAAGGGGTTTCCCCAGTCAGAAACCACCATTTCCTGCAGAAAAAGGCCTATGGTCCTACCCCACCTGCATTAATAACGTTGAGACATTTGCCAATGTTCCATATATTATCAGAGTGGGAAGTCAAAACTATGCCAGTATGGGTACGGCTGGAAGCAAGGGAACGAAGGTCTTTGCCCTCACAGGTAAGATTAAGAATACAGGCCTTATCGAGATTCCAATGGGTATTACACTCAGAGAGATAATCTATGACATCGGTGGAGGTATATTGAACGATAGAAAACTCAAGGCGGTTCAGACAGGAGGACCATCAGGTGGCTGTATACCTGCTCATCTTATAGATACAGAGATAGATTTTGACTCACTCTTTGAGATAGGTTCTATGATGGGTTCAGGTGGTCTAGTGGTTATGGATGAGACAGACTGTATGGTTGAAGTGGCAAGGTTCTTTCTATCCTTCACTCAGCAGGAATCCTGTGGAAAATGTCCTCCCTGCAGAATAGGTACCTATCAGATGCTACAGATTCTTGAAAGGATTGTTAGAGGGGAAGGTGAACCCGGTGATATAGAGAGGCTTGAATCACTCGGCAACAGTGTCAAAAAGGCCTCGCTATGTGGACTGGGAAAGACAGCGCCCAATCCAGTGTTATCTACGATAAAATACTTTAGAGAAGAATACGAGGAACATATAACTAACAAATACTGCAGGGCAAAGGTATGCAGGGGTATAGGTCTTTATGTAATAGATGAAAAAGAATGCTTCCTCTGCGGATTATGTAAGGAAGCCTGTGCCTTTGATGCGATTAAAGAGTATAAAGATAGATATTTCATAGACCAGGATTACTGCACTAAGTGCAAGGCCTGTTATGAAGCCTGTCCGATAGATGCCGTAAAGATAAAAAAAGAAAAGGAAGAGAAAATATGGAAAGGCTCAGAAATTTAG
- a CDS encoding NAD(P)H-dependent oxidoreductase subunit E translates to MKIEELNDEIIDSSYRSAAEILTLQQKRRGLLIHALQEIQKEYNYLPEDVLRKLSKKLQIPLADIYSTASFYKHFYFKPRGKNVVCVCMGTACHVRGASKVLEKLKDTLHVDEGETTPDLSVTLETVGCVGCCGLAPVITLNNEIIGSVDPKKVDEIVEAIKAGK, encoded by the coding sequence ATGAAAATAGAAGAGCTGAATGATGAAATAATTGATTCTTCTTACAGGAGTGCAGCTGAGATACTAACCCTCCAGCAGAAAAGAAGGGGGCTTCTTATACACGCCCTTCAGGAGATACAGAAGGAGTACAATTATCTTCCTGAGGATGTATTACGAAAACTCTCAAAAAAGCTACAGATCCCCCTTGCTGATATTTACAGCACAGCCTCTTTTTACAAACATTTTTATTTTAAACCCCGAGGAAAAAATGTGGTCTGTGTGTGCATGGGAACTGCCTGTCATGTAAGGGGTGCATCAAAGGTTCTTGAAAAATTAAAAGATACACTTCATGTTGATGAAGGTGAAACAACCCCCGACCTTTCTGTAACGCTTGAGACTGTTGGTTGTGTGGGCTGCTGCGGTCTTGCACCTGTCATCACCTTAAATAATGAGATTATAGGATCTGTTGACCCTAAAAAGGTAGATGAAATAGTTGAGGCCATTAAGGCAGGTAAGTAA
- a CDS encoding DEAD/DEAH box helicase, translated as MTIEDLKSFGADQRLIDAIKNTGVSVLYPPQEEALKKGLISTESSFIVSAPTASGKTLIAEILFLKVFFEEGGKILYLVPLRALARQKYDDFKKRYERLGMKVMQSTGDYDSADPWLERADLIIATNEKVDSLIRHHASWLGDIRLVVVDEIHLLGDRHRGPTLEIVLTRLRDSYPHIRILGLSATIKNASEIADWLKAELVESRWRPVPLKEGVYFNGAVLFNDGSIKWIERTSKIEVLDIALDTVKASGQVLIFVNTRRSAESLAEKCSESLRSRISESDSSILEKISMDVLSTGEPTRLSKRLAETLKGGAAFHHAGLLSEHRGLVEDAFREGKISILVSTTTLAMGLNLPSRTVIIKDWKRYESARGIEPIPVMEVKQMSGRAGRPGYDSYGQSIMIARSRSDERFIVENYIKGEPEAIESQLADESVLRVHILSSIAGLFTMKEDEIRNFLKNTFYGYQRDTEGIFRITKRIISFLKEQGLITETSGYLRPTPFGKRVSELYIDPLTGVILRDALKSPKPKRLISIIHIICHTPDMMNLAVKEREMDDMLNAYYKYEKELLIDTEEYPFEQVLSELKTALCLVDWIEEKTEDEISSKYSIGPGDLHTIVELAEWLLYCAEEIAKIFSLKHLLKPVSLLRLRMSYGIKEELLELITLKGIGRIRARSLYNAGFRTREHIKSSSLNELAKVSGIGLSIARSIKSQVE; from the coding sequence ATGACCATAGAGGATTTAAAGTCCTTTGGTGCTGATCAAAGGCTGATTGATGCCATTAAGAACACAGGTGTGAGTGTTCTCTATCCACCTCAGGAAGAGGCATTAAAAAAGGGCCTCATTTCTACTGAAAGCTCTTTTATTGTATCTGCACCAACAGCCTCGGGGAAGACCCTGATAGCTGAGATACTTTTTCTGAAAGTCTTCTTTGAAGAAGGCGGAAAGATACTCTATCTTGTTCCTCTTAGAGCTCTGGCACGGCAGAAGTATGATGATTTCAAAAAGAGATATGAGAGACTGGGTATGAAGGTGATGCAGAGCACTGGTGATTATGACAGCGCTGATCCCTGGCTCGAAAGGGCTGATTTAATCATAGCCACCAATGAAAAGGTTGATTCCCTTATAAGACACCATGCATCATGGCTGGGTGATATAAGGTTAGTGGTTGTTGATGAGATTCACCTTCTTGGTGACCGCCATCGTGGACCTACACTGGAGATTGTCCTCACAAGGCTTAGGGATAGTTATCCTCATATAAGAATACTAGGATTAAGTGCTACTATAAAAAATGCCTCTGAGATTGCTGACTGGCTAAAAGCAGAGCTCGTTGAATCAAGATGGAGACCTGTTCCTCTGAAGGAGGGCGTATATTTTAATGGAGCTGTGCTTTTCAATGATGGTTCTATTAAGTGGATAGAGAGGACCTCAAAGATTGAGGTACTTGATATAGCCCTTGATACAGTAAAGGCATCAGGCCAGGTTCTCATATTCGTAAACACAAGAAGATCAGCAGAATCCCTTGCTGAGAAGTGTTCAGAGTCTCTCAGAAGCAGGATTTCTGAAAGTGACAGTTCCATTCTTGAAAAAATATCAATGGATGTCCTTTCTACAGGAGAGCCAACAAGGCTGTCAAAGAGACTCGCAGAGACCTTAAAAGGTGGAGCAGCCTTCCATCATGCAGGACTTCTTTCTGAGCATAGAGGCCTTGTCGAAGATGCCTTCAGAGAGGGTAAGATAAGTATTCTTGTTTCCACAACAACCCTTGCAATGGGCCTTAATCTTCCTTCAAGGACAGTAATAATAAAGGACTGGAAGAGGTATGAGTCTGCAAGGGGTATTGAGCCCATACCAGTAATGGAGGTAAAACAGATGTCAGGAAGGGCAGGAAGACCAGGTTATGACAGTTATGGACAGTCCATAATGATCGCAAGGTCAAGAAGCGATGAGAGATTTATAGTAGAAAATTATATCAAGGGCGAGCCCGAGGCAATAGAATCGCAGCTGGCAGATGAATCTGTGCTCAGGGTCCATATACTTTCATCAATAGCAGGGCTTTTCACCATGAAGGAGGATGAGATAAGGAACTTTCTTAAAAATACTTTTTACGGATACCAGAGGGATACAGAAGGAATATTCAGAATTACCAAAAGGATTATCAGCTTTCTCAAAGAACAAGGTCTTATTACAGAGACCTCTGGTTATTTAAGACCAACACCCTTTGGAAAAAGGGTCTCAGAGCTGTATATAGACCCTCTTACAGGTGTAATACTTAGGGATGCCCTTAAGAGTCCTAAGCCCAAGAGATTGATTTCTATTATTCATATTATATGCCATACACCTGATATGATGAACCTTGCTGTAAAGGAAAGAGAAATGGATGATATGCTTAATGCCTATTATAAATATGAGAAAGAGCTTCTGATCGATACAGAAGAATATCCCTTTGAACAGGTTCTTTCTGAGCTGAAAACAGCCCTCTGCCTTGTTGACTGGATAGAAGAAAAGACAGAGGATGAGATCTCTTCTAAATACAGCATAGGTCCAGGAGACCTTCATACAATTGTAGAGCTTGCAGAGTGGCTCCTTTATTGTGCAGAAGAGATTGCCAAGATCTTCTCCCTCAAGCATCTTTTAAAACCTGTTTCTTTACTAAGGCTTAGAATGAGTTATGGTATAAAGGAAGAACTCCTTGAACTAATTACCCTTAAAGGTATAGGAAGAATAAGGGCAAGGAGTCTTTACAATGCTGGATTCAGAACAAGGGAACACATCAAAAGCTCTTCCCTAAATGAACTCGCCAAGGTTTCTGGTATAGGTCTCTCAATTGCCAGGTCAATAAAAAGCCAGGTTGAGTAA
- a CDS encoding hydrolase: MERFTLHPEDSVLIIIDIQERLAQVMAERERVINNCLHLIELSKLLNIPIVITEQYPKGLGSTVKEIREALPEYKPFEKLSFNCCSEKGFMEIIEGIKRKKMIITGMETHICVLQTCLGLLERGLYVHVVSDAVCSRSEENKKAGLEFMRDAGAAITCTETVLFQALRIAGTEEFRVISKRIK; the protein is encoded by the coding sequence ATGGAAAGGTTTACTCTTCATCCAGAGGATTCTGTTCTTATAATAATTGATATTCAGGAAAGGCTTGCCCAGGTAATGGCTGAAAGGGAAAGGGTAATCAATAACTGCCTCCATCTCATTGAATTATCAAAATTACTGAACATACCGATTGTGATAACAGAGCAGTATCCTAAAGGCCTTGGCAGCACTGTGAAGGAAATCAGGGAGGCATTGCCTGAATATAAACCCTTTGAAAAGCTCTCATTCAACTGCTGCAGTGAGAAAGGTTTTATGGAGATAATTGAAGGTATAAAGAGAAAAAAGATGATAATTACTGGCATGGAGACACATATATGCGTCTTACAGACATGCCTTGGACTTCTTGAAAGAGGTCTTTATGTCCATGTAGTATCTGATGCAGTATGTTCAAGGTCAGAAGAAAATAAAAAAGCAGGTCTTGAATTCATGAGGGATGCTGGTGCAGCCATCACATGTACAGAGACAGTTCTATTTCAGGCATTAAGAATCGCAGGCACAGAGGAATTCAGGGTTATCTCAAAAAGGATAAAATAA
- the panB gene encoding 3-methyl-2-oxobutanoate hydroxymethyltransferase codes for MITIQELWKKKAEGRKITMLTAYDYPFARIVDEAGIDMILVGDSLGMVVQGKENTLPVTMDEMIYHTAMVARAAKNAMVIGGMPYLSYQISIEEAVRNAGRFIKGAGAQAVKLEGGSEIIPQVSAIVKAEIPVLGHVGLTPQAILRMGGFKVQGRTEEQRRKLIEDSLMLQDAGVFAIVLEAIPMDLAREITEKLSIPTIGIGAGPYCDGQVLVIHDILGLFERFTPKFVKRYANLKEEAIRAIKTYKEEVEKGLFPSEEQSFR; via the coding sequence ATGATCACCATTCAGGAACTCTGGAAGAAAAAGGCTGAAGGCAGAAAGATTACCATGCTTACTGCCTATGACTACCCTTTTGCAAGGATAGTTGATGAGGCAGGTATAGATATGATCCTTGTTGGAGATTCCCTTGGAATGGTTGTTCAGGGAAAGGAAAATACCCTTCCTGTTACAATGGATGAGATGATCTACCATACAGCAATGGTAGCGAGGGCAGCAAAGAATGCAATGGTTATAGGAGGTATGCCCTATCTCAGTTACCAGATAAGCATAGAAGAGGCTGTAAGGAATGCAGGAAGATTTATCAAGGGGGCAGGAGCTCAGGCAGTTAAGTTAGAGGGCGGATCTGAGATTATTCCACAGGTCAGCGCAATAGTAAAGGCAGAAATACCGGTGCTCGGTCATGTGGGGCTTACTCCTCAGGCAATACTCAGGATGGGTGGATTTAAGGTTCAGGGAAGGACAGAGGAGCAGAGAAGAAAGTTAATAGAAGACAGTCTTATGCTCCAGGATGCAGGTGTCTTTGCAATAGTTCTTGAGGCAATACCTATGGATCTTGCAAGGGAGATTACAGAGAAGTTATCCATTCCAACCATAGGAATAGGAGCCGGCCCTTATTGTGATGGTCAGGTACTTGTCATTCACGATATCCTCGGGCTTTTTGAAAGATTCACACCAAAGTTCGTTAAGAGGTATGCCAATCTTAAGGAAGAGGCAATCAGGGCAATCAAGACTTATAAGGAAGAAGTGGAAAAGGGGCTTTTCCCTTCGGAAGAGCAAAGTTTTAGGTGA
- the folD gene encoding bifunctional methylenetetrahydrofolate dehydrogenase/methenyltetrahydrofolate cyclohydrolase FolD: MAAQIIDGKKVAQDIREGLKKEIAELKAKGIIPGLAVVLVGENPASKKYVASKEKTCEEIGIKSFGYKLPEQTSRDELLKLIDKLNADSQVHGILVQLPLPKHLDEKEVMYRIAPNKDVDGFGPHSLGKLLLDEPTFIPCTPFGVIKMLEAYGIDPAGKRAVVVGRSIIVGKPLALLLLRKNATVTVCHSRTPDLKEECLRADILCVAIGKAKFITGDMIKPGAVVIDIGINVTPDGKIVGDVDFDAAKEKASYITPVPGGAGPMTIAMLMYNTVQAAKFSIGK; encoded by the coding sequence ATGGCAGCTCAGATTATTGATGGAAAAAAAGTAGCGCAGGATATCAGAGAAGGATTAAAAAAAGAGATAGCAGAGCTTAAAGCGAAGGGTATCATACCCGGTCTTGCTGTGGTACTAGTAGGAGAAAATCCCGCTTCAAAGAAATATGTTGCCTCAAAAGAAAAGACCTGTGAAGAGATAGGAATTAAGAGCTTCGGTTATAAACTTCCTGAGCAGACATCCCGGGATGAACTTCTCAAACTAATTGATAAACTTAATGCTGATTCGCAGGTTCACGGAATACTCGTTCAGCTTCCTCTGCCAAAACATCTTGATGAGAAAGAGGTTATGTACAGGATTGCACCCAATAAGGATGTCGATGGCTTCGGTCCTCACAGTCTTGGGAAACTCCTGCTTGATGAGCCGACTTTTATTCCCTGTACGCCCTTTGGAGTAATAAAGATGCTTGAGGCTTATGGAATAGACCCTGCAGGAAAAAGGGCGGTAGTTGTTGGAAGAAGTATTATTGTTGGAAAACCCCTTGCCCTTCTTCTATTGAGAAAGAATGCCACTGTTACTGTATGTCATTCAAGAACACCTGATCTTAAAGAAGAATGCCTGAGGGCTGATATACTCTGCGTTGCCATAGGAAAGGCAAAATTCATTACAGGTGACATGATAAAACCTGGTGCAGTTGTGATTGATATAGGTATAAATGTAACTCCTGATGGAAAGATTGTTGGTGATGTGGATTTTGATGCAGCAAAGGAAAAGGCATCTTACATAACACCTGTACCTGGTGGTGCAGGTCCAATGACAATAGCAATGCTCATGTATAATACAGTACAGGCAGCAAAATTCAGTATAGGAAAATGA
- the folE gene encoding GTP cyclohydrolase I FolE, producing MDIKKIEEGVRLILEGIGEDPSRPGLRDTPKRVAKMSEELFGGLKGSTEEILKPMEGESHDEMVLLKDIPFYSICEHHLLPFIGIAHIAYIPAGRIVGLSELAKALEILAKRPQVQERLTSQLADLLMERLRPKGAMVVIDAEHLCLSMRGIKKPGARTVTSAVRGLFRTRQSTREEMLELIKKRL from the coding sequence GTGGACATAAAAAAGATTGAAGAAGGTGTAAGGCTCATACTTGAGGGTATAGGAGAGGATCCCTCAAGACCTGGACTTAGGGATACTCCTAAGAGGGTTGCAAAGATGTCTGAGGAGCTTTTCGGAGGGCTCAAGGGATCCACAGAGGAGATTTTAAAGCCAATGGAAGGAGAGAGTCATGACGAAATGGTTCTTCTAAAGGATATTCCATTTTACTCCATATGTGAACACCATCTTCTTCCATTCATAGGAATTGCCCATATAGCCTATATCCCTGCTGGCAGGATAGTTGGACTGAGTGAGCTTGCAAAGGCACTGGAGATCCTTGCTAAAAGACCTCAGGTTCAGGAGCGGCTAACGAGCCAGCTTGCAGACCTGCTAATGGAAAGACTCAGACCAAAGGGAGCAATGGTAGTCATTGATGCAGAACATCTGTGCCTTAGCATGAGAGGTATTAAAAAGCCAGGTGCCAGGACAGTAACTTCTGCAGTTAGAGGTCTTTTCAGAACAAGACAATCGACAAGGGAAGAAATGCTTGAGCTTATAAAGAAAAGATTGTAG